In a single window of the Pseudomonadota bacterium genome:
- the truA gene encoding tRNA pseudouridine(38-40) synthase TruA, protein MHRYKIVLEYDGTPFVGWQRQKEGLSVQGILEEAILRLIGTSFPTLQVAGRTDAGVHALGQVCHVDLPKNYPPFVLCNALNAHLRDLLPYTAISILNTQEVSNEFHARFSAQKRSYLYRIFNHRSPPALERNRVHHVPAHLDEESMQRGANFLLGTHDFSTFRAKECQANSPLKTLDKLEIQRQGDILNIWVESKSFLHHQVRNMVGTLILVGLKKWTPLDVQAALEARDRIKGGPTAPPYGLYLTKVTY, encoded by the coding sequence ATGCATCGGTATAAGATCGTATTGGAATATGATGGAACACCCTTTGTCGGATGGCAACGTCAAAAAGAAGGTCTCTCAGTCCAGGGGATTTTGGAAGAAGCAATTTTGCGTCTTATAGGAACTTCTTTTCCAACTCTGCAAGTTGCAGGGCGCACAGATGCAGGCGTCCATGCACTTGGTCAAGTCTGTCATGTTGATCTTCCTAAAAACTATCCCCCTTTCGTCCTTTGTAACGCTTTAAACGCACACTTACGAGATCTTTTGCCTTACACTGCAATTTCTATTTTGAATACGCAAGAAGTATCAAATGAGTTTCACGCACGCTTTTCAGCACAAAAACGCTCTTATCTCTATCGTATTTTTAACCATCGATCTCCTCCTGCTCTTGAGAGAAATCGTGTCCATCACGTTCCTGCTCACTTAGATGAGGAAAGTATGCAACGCGGCGCAAATTTTTTACTCGGAACGCATGATTTTTCGACGTTTCGGGCAAAAGAGTGCCAAGCGAACTCCCCTCTCAAAACGCTTGATAAGCTTGAGATTCAAAGACAAGGGGATATTTTAAACATTTGGGTAGAATCAAAGTCTTTTCTTCATCATCAAGTCCGAAACATGGTCGGAACACTGATTCTTGTAGGGCTTAAAAAATGGACGCCGCTCGATGTTCAAGCAGCATTAGAAGCAAGAGATCGTATTAAAGGAGGACCCACAGCGCCCCCTTATGGTCTTTATCTTACAAAAGTGACGTATTAA